The genomic interval gagatcaaattaatcactaacctttgatgatcttcatcagatgacactcataggacatcatgttacacaatacattttgttcgataatgtgcatatttatatccacaaatctcggtttagattggcgccatgttcagaaatgcctccaatatatccggagaaattgcagagagccacgtcaaataacagatatactcatcataaactttgatgaaagacacatattttacatagaattaaagatacacttgttcttaatgcaaccgctgtgtcagatttaaaaaaaactttacgtaaaaagcacaccatgcaataatctgagttaGTTAGtgccacaataaatcgttgttttgttcgataatgtccatgacttatgtctaagtagctacttttgctagtaTGTTTACTGCACATGTCCAaatgctcgcgcagatgcaggtgaactcggacaaaaacttcaaaaagatATATAACAGgtagaataaactggtcaaactaagtagagaatcaatcttcaggatgttgttatcataactatccaataacgttccaaccggagcattccttcatgtctgtagaagttatggaacgcaaggcgatatcatgaggaaagcgcttgaccaggaactggcaatctgccagaccactgactcattcccctcccatccggtcccacaacacagcataagcttcgttccacgttctacagactgttgacatctagtggaaggcgtaggaagtgcaaacagatccatatcttacagggaattgaatcaccgatgagttgaacattgaccagtctcagaattctcacttcctgtttggattttttctcaggtttttgcctgccatatgagttctgttatactcacagacatcattcaaacagttttagaaacttcagagtgttttatatccaatactaataataatgtgcatatattagcatctgggacagagtaagaGGCAGTTCAGTTCAACAGCTCCCCACCCCCAGCAGATACTTCCCCAAGCCTCcctagcttctccttcacccaaatccagatagctgatgttctgaaagagttgcaaaacctggacctgtacaaatcagctgggctagacaatctggaccatctctttctaaaattatccgccgccattgtggaacccctattactagtctgttcaacctctctttcgtatcgtcagaGATTCCGAAAGAATCAGACCAAAGTCGTCTGGCACAGTGCTTAGAGTTTCAActacatgaataacttatttcttgtctacaatcatcgatgtgtactaatgtgaaaacaagacaatatATGACTgttcttgctcattttaagacaaatttcaaataatcattacattcattacagacatcaattgttgtacaacatcatggctacgctgttggcatcacttttttacagtggatttcccctgttgtgggcctttaaccatctgtctgactttgttgttcacacaggagagagacgggactaccgtgggtcctctggggagcctcaacaacctcatgatgctgacaaggcagagaagagtttctccacatcagaacacctcaataaacacctgcagagatccacagggaagaaacctcactgctgctctgactgtgggaagagattcacctccttagcaggcattaaaattcatcagaaaaTCCACACagtagagaaaccttatagctgtcaatgtgggaagagttttactcattcaaccagcctgatatcacaccagagaacacacacaggagagaaaccgtatagctgtgatcaatgtgggaagagttttgttacatctggccatctgaagatacaccagagaacacacacaggagagaaatcttatagctgtgatcaatgtggaaagagttttggtcgatctggccagctgacatcacaccagagaatacacacaggagagaaatcttatagctgtggtcaatgtgggaagagttttactacatctgcccaactgactctacaccagagaacacacacaggggagaaaccgtttagctgtactcaatgtggtatgagttttactcagctaagcaacctgatatcacaccagagaacacacacaggagagaaaccttatagctgtgatcaatgtgggaagagttttgctgcatctagcactctgactctacaccagagaatacacacaggagagaaatcttatagctgtgatcaatgtggaaagagttttggtcgatctggccagctgacatcacaccagagaatacacacaggagagaaatcttatagctgtggtcaatgtggaaagagttttggtcgatctgaccatctgacatcacaccagagaacacacacagga from Salvelinus alpinus chromosome 2, SLU_Salpinus.1, whole genome shotgun sequence carries:
- the LOC139549215 gene encoding zinc finger protein 180-like, producing the protein MATLLASLFYSGFPLLWAFNHLSDFVVHTGERRDYRGSSGEPQQPHDADKAEKSFSTSEHLNKHLQRSTGKKPHCCSDCGKRFTSLAGIKIHQKIHTVEKPYSCQCGKSFTHSTSLISHQRTHTGEKPYSCDQCGKSFVTSGHLKIHQRTHTGEKSYSCDQCGKSFGRSGQLTSHQRIHTGEKSYSCGQCGKSFTTSAQLTLHQRTHTGEKPFSCTQCGMSFTQLSNLISHQRTHTGEKPYSCDQCGKSFAASSTLTLHQRIHTGEKSYSCDQCGKSFGRSGQLTSHQRIHTGEKSYSCGQCGKSFGRSDHLTSHQRTHTGDKPYTCGQCGKSFTTSGSLTVHQRTHTGEKPHSCDQCGKRYTDKRSLIKHQKIHGVVS